Proteins encoded within one genomic window of Couchioplanes caeruleus:
- a CDS encoding sensor histidine kinase, which yields MGGRAGTSRARPPLSSARISTLGERHPLLLDAVLAAATAVVSLALARQHPPGEWRLMDGLGVALTCLASLTLVARRRAPMAVLLGYGALWCAYVTAGYWPVVNSAGALLTLYTVASLRPPRVTLAAALLTAAIWVYAGLVGHSDAFLTILGQSIVWTGVVSWFGSRARLLAERGRRLERLTMLLRRDREERARRAVVNERVRIARELHDVVAHHMSVVSVQAGLARYVLYSDPRTSHAALDTVLDSSGEALGEMRRLLTVLRVDPEESEGDDPHGSAVGLDHLDDLVNRVRRAGVPVDVVVVGAPRHLPSGLDLCAYRVIQEGLTNVLKHAGRASVTVTLRYEVDRFVAQVVDDGGKTTSIVPEAADGQGLVGMRERAGLYGGSVVAGPCPAGGFEVVLILPVPQ from the coding sequence GCCGCCGCCACGGCGGTGGTGAGCCTCGCGCTGGCGCGGCAGCACCCGCCGGGTGAATGGCGGTTGATGGACGGGCTCGGCGTCGCCCTGACCTGCCTGGCGAGCCTGACGCTGGTGGCGCGCCGTCGCGCGCCGATGGCCGTCCTGCTCGGATACGGCGCCCTATGGTGCGCCTATGTGACGGCGGGTTACTGGCCCGTCGTCAACAGCGCCGGGGCGCTGCTCACGCTCTACACCGTCGCTTCACTGCGGCCGCCGCGAGTAACGCTCGCGGCCGCCCTGCTCACGGCCGCGATCTGGGTGTACGCAGGGTTGGTCGGCCACTCGGACGCGTTCCTGACGATCCTCGGTCAGAGCATCGTCTGGACCGGCGTGGTCTCCTGGTTCGGCAGCCGCGCCCGGCTGCTGGCCGAGCGTGGCCGCCGGCTCGAGCGCCTCACCATGCTTCTGCGGCGGGACCGCGAGGAGCGGGCGCGACGAGCGGTCGTCAACGAGCGGGTCCGAATCGCTCGGGAACTGCACGACGTGGTCGCCCACCACATGTCGGTGGTCTCGGTGCAGGCGGGCCTCGCGCGGTATGTCCTTTACTCGGACCCCCGTACCTCGCACGCCGCCCTGGACACCGTCCTCGACAGCAGTGGGGAGGCGCTCGGGGAGATGCGCCGCCTGTTGACCGTGCTACGTGTCGATCCCGAGGAGAGCGAGGGCGACGACCCGCACGGTTCGGCAGTCGGGCTGGATCACCTGGACGACCTCGTGAACCGGGTGCGGCGGGCAGGAGTACCGGTCGACGTGGTTGTCGTCGGCGCACCGCGACACCTGCCGTCCGGCTTGGATCTGTGCGCCTACCGTGTCATCCAGGAGGGTCTGACCAATGTGCTCAAACACGCCGGACGCGCCTCGGTTACCGTGACCCTGCGGTACGAGGTCGACCGGTTCGTCGCTCAGGTCGTCGACGATGGCGGGAAAACGACGTCGATCGTGCCGGAAGCGGCCGATGGGCAGGGGCTGGTCGGCATGCGGGAACGCGCGGGGCTCTACGGCGGCAGCGTCGTCGCCGGTCCCTGTCCGGCGGGCGGGTTTGAGGTCGTTCTCATCCTGCCGGTCCCGCAGTGA
- a CDS encoding response regulator — protein MARVLVVDDQILVRAGLAALIRAAPGLDVVGEASDGRDAVAQAAANLPEVILMDVRMPGLDGVEATRQILSTACVDPPKVIILTTFDLDEYVYAALRAGASGFLLKDTAPERLLAAIHTVAGGDMLFAPSVTRRLVEAYAHRPRLFTETPPDLRPLTGREREVLELVATGMTNADIARRIMVSEATVKTHLSRTMTKLGLSSRAQAVVVAYETGLATPGNAGSPTDVECR, from the coding sequence ATGGCCAGGGTGCTCGTTGTCGATGATCAGATCCTGGTGCGGGCTGGGCTTGCCGCGTTGATCCGGGCGGCGCCCGGGCTCGACGTGGTGGGCGAGGCCAGTGATGGGCGGGACGCGGTCGCCCAGGCCGCGGCGAACCTCCCGGAGGTCATCCTCATGGACGTCCGGATGCCGGGCCTGGACGGGGTGGAGGCGACCCGCCAGATCCTCAGCACCGCCTGCGTGGACCCGCCGAAGGTCATCATCTTGACAACCTTCGATCTTGATGAGTACGTCTACGCCGCGCTCCGCGCCGGCGCCAGCGGATTCCTGCTCAAGGACACCGCCCCGGAGCGGCTGCTCGCCGCCATCCACACCGTCGCCGGTGGCGACATGCTCTTCGCTCCCAGCGTGACCCGGCGTCTCGTTGAGGCGTATGCGCACCGCCCGCGGCTGTTCACGGAGACGCCGCCGGACCTGCGTCCCCTGACCGGTCGGGAGCGCGAGGTCCTTGAGCTTGTCGCCACCGGCATGACGAACGCGGACATTGCCCGCCGGATCATGGTGAGCGAGGCGACCGTCAAGACGCATCTCAGCCGGACCATGACCAAGCTTGGTCTGTCCAGCCGCGCCCAGGCCGTGGTGGTTGCCTACGAGACCGGGCTCGCCACGCCGGGGAACGCCGGCTCGCCGACTGACGTCGAATGTCGATGA